A genomic segment from Malus domestica chromosome 05, GDT2T_hap1 encodes:
- the LOC103421055 gene encoding beta-mannosyltransferase 1-like encodes MSLRIKLVVDKFVQELKEALDADIQDRIMKEREMQSYIEEREREVAEREAAWKAELSRREAEIARQEARLKIEKENLEKEKSVLMGTASNQDNQDGALEITVSGEKYRCLRFAKAKK; translated from the exons ATGTCTCTGAGAATCAAACTGGTGGTGGACAAGTTCGTCCAGGAGCTCAAGGAAGCTCTGGATGCCGATATCCAAGATAGAATCATGAAGGAGCGAGAGATGCAGAGCTACATCGAAGAGCGGGAACGCGAGGTCGCCGAGCGCGAAGCTGCTTGGAAGGCGGAACTCTCTCGCCGCGAG GCAGAGATAGCCAGACAAGAAGCAAGGctaaaaatagagaaagaaaaccTCGAAAAGGAGAAAAGTGTTCTAATGGGAACAGCATCAAATCAAGATAACCAAGACGGGGCACTTGAAATCACTGTCAGTGGTGAAAAGTATCGGTGTCTCAGGTTTGCAAAGGCAAAGAAATGA